One Bombus fervidus isolate BK054 chromosome 2, iyBomFerv1, whole genome shotgun sequence DNA segment encodes these proteins:
- the Pcid2 gene encoding PCI domain-containing protein 2, which translates to MDSYIMQIRRMWLNQDGDGLADLLSLRHNHVSISQIGSETAITKAMEHLSAPLDDLVLYHLKTITAIHKDDPLSMYNYQSSAVQSLTKILQMQKEENWMLPVMNVMCLELRLLAVCAENTRSSKNVKPGEILEKCADCLMGCFRVCACDNRSSEDDTKRWGMLALVNQLLKIYFRINKLHLCKPLIRAIESSPYKAHFALAQQITYKFFVGRKAMFDSDYKAADEYLTYAFEHCHKQSSKNKRLILTYLVPVKMLLGYMPKHNLLEKYNLMEFGELMEAVKRGDLCNLEKVMEKHELFFIGAGIYLIVEKLKIIAYRNLFKKVYLVLNIHQIPIQDLLSALEMQGIDDVDMDEVECIVANLIFEGKIKGYISHQHKKLVISKQNPFPRLSTIL; encoded by the exons ATGGATTCATATATAATGCAG atCAGACGTATGTGGTTGAATCAGGACGGCGATGGTTTAGCg gaTTTATTGTCTTTACGGCATAATCATGTTTCAATTTCACAAATTGGATCTGAAACTGCAATAACAAAAGCAATGGAACATTTATCTGCTCCACTTGATGACTTAGTACTTTACCACTTAAA AACTATAACAGCAATACATAAAGATGACCCATTGTCTATGTATAATTATCAAAGTTCTGCAGTTCAATCTTTAACAAAGATTCTTCAGAtgcaaaaggaagaaaattggATGTTGCCTGTTATGAATGTAATGTgtttagaattacggttattAGCAGTTTGTGCAGAGAATACAAGATCCAGCAAAAATGTGAAGCCTGGAGAAATTTTGGAGAAATGTGCAGATTGCCTAATGGGATGTTTTCGAGTATGTGCTTGCGACAATCGTAGCTCAGAAGATGATACAAAAAGATGGGGAATGCTGGCATTAGTTAaccaattattaaaaatttattttagaataaataaattgcatttatgtAAACCTTTAATAAGGGCAATAGAATCATCCCCATATAAAGCACATTTTGCATTAGCACAACAAATTACTTATAAATTTTTCGTGGGCCGTAAAGCAATGTTTGATAGTGATTACAAAGCTG CTGATGAATATCTTACTTATGCTTTTGAACATTGTCATAAACAATCTTCAAAAAAcaaacgattaattttaacTTATCTTGTGCCAGTGAAAATGTTATTAGGGTATATGCCTAAACATAACTtactagaaaaatataacttaATGGAATTTGGAGAATTAATGGAAGCTGTTAAAAGAGGAGATTTATGCAATCTTGAAAAAGTGATGGAAAAacacgaattattttttataggagcaggaatatatttaattgtggaaaaattgaagataatagcatacagaaatttatttaaaaaagtatatttagtattaaatatacatcAGATTCCTATCCAAGATTTACTTTCAGCATTGGAAATGCAAGGAATTGATGATGTTGATATGGATGAAGTAGAATGCATTGTggcaaatttaatatttgaaggaAAAATTAAAGGATACATATCTCATCAACATAAAAAATTAGTCATCTCTAAACAAAATCCATTTCCACGACTTTCAACTATACTTTAA
- the LOC139998206 gene encoding transmembrane protein 208, which yields MTIKKTKAATKGAKQIVEENKTTLNFYQNMIIGAIGIYFTVTMLFFNFTTLSSTLTIFSAIIYIGSYQFMKYIAHATYSESGQLLDSGIDLNMEGGIAEHVKDLIILTSGVQVLSLISNYFWLLWLLVPFRGGWMIWKQILAPWFFASTPEQPEISEKKQRKLEKKMARRH from the exons ATGACG ATAAAAAAAACTAAAGCAGCAACAAAAGGTGCAAAACAGATAgtggaagaaaataaaactacattaaatttttatcaaaatatgatAATTGGGGCAATAGGAATATATTTTACTGTTACAATGTTGTTCTTTAACTTTACAACGTTATCAAGT ACATTAACCATATTTTCTGCAATCATATATATAGGAAGTTATcagtttatgaaatatatagcACATGCAACATATTCAGAATCCGGACAGCTTTTAGATTCTGGAATTGATCTTAATATGGAAGGAGGTATAGCAGA ACATGTAAaagatttaattatattaacttcAGGAGTACAAGTACTCTCTcttatatcaaattatttttggtTGTTATGGCTTCTT GTACCATTCAGGGGAGGTTGGATGATATGGAAACAAATATTAGCTCCATGGTTTTTTGCCTCTACTCCAGAGCAACCTGAGATTAGTGAGAAGAAACAACGGAAGTTGGAAAAAAAGATGGCTAGACGGCATTAA